In the Granulosicoccus antarcticus IMCC3135 genome, ACCTGCCAGCTTGGCAACTTGTGACGAGGTGATTTTTTCGATCGCCATCAATCTGCAGTCCAGCCACCGTCAACCATCAGTGCCGTACCGGTAACCAGAGCTGCCGCATCGGATGCCAGATACAATACTGACCCCATGATATCCTCGACCACACCGGTACGGCCCATCTTGATTTTCTCTTCAATCCAGCGGACCCGTTCAGGCTGATCGAACGTCTGCTCGGTCAGCGGGGTTCGTATAAACGTAGGGCACACGGTATTGACGCGAATGCCTGCGCGACCCCATTCGATTGCCATGGCTTTCGTGAACCCTTCCACCGCAAACTTGGAGGCACAATAGACCGAACGATCAACGCCGCCCACATGTGCCATTTGTGATGAAATATTGATCAGCGAACCCGGCTTGCCTGCCTCAATCAAGCCCTTTGCAACTGCTTGTGTCAGAAAGTAGGCACCGCGAAGATTGACATTC is a window encoding:
- a CDS encoding SDR family NAD(P)-dependent oxidoreductase, whose amino-acid sequence is MMPLPKTPSFRLEGRRALVTGASSGIGQGCAVALAEAGAHVVLAARGLQRLDQTIQSMHEQGYSCEALALDIADVAAVQKAVSQQGPFDILVNSAGLARHAAALDTQLEDFDTVMNVNLRGAYFLTQAVAKGLIEAGKPGSLINISSQMAHVGGVDRSVYCASKFAVEGFTKAMAIEWGRAGIRVNTVCPTFIRTPLTEQTFDQPERVRWIEEKIKMGRTGVVEDIMGSVLYLASDAAALVTGTALMVDGGWTAD